A genomic window from Punica granatum isolate Tunisia-2019 chromosome 2, ASM765513v2, whole genome shotgun sequence includes:
- the LOC116197464 gene encoding B3 domain-containing protein At2g36080-like isoform X1 produces MSINHFSQDFQETLWWRSQYSQPPVQPHHQAWLNYPYHSASSPHSLSFNLNRAGEDDESSELEEQVIESSATNNNYMQDLEVTELEKELLFEKPLTPSDVGKLNRLVIPKQQAERYFPLGGESGDKGLLLSFEDESGKCWRFRYSYWSSSQSYVLTKGWSRYVKEKRLDAGDVILFERHRIDMDRLFIGWRRRGAESGQAAQPKGWTGTAAAATSTTRARGTFYNSYPTHSGGHGPPVSTDCTPPAPGSTSQNQTIIAPGNSKTLRLFGVNMECQLDESEPSTPDGSSLSSLGLGHQPMYSQSSHYYSPNHHQMDITFTQDVNHPQHIRDRRG; encoded by the exons atgtcCATAAACCACTTCTCCCAAGACTTTCAAGAAACCCTCTGGTGGCGGTCTCAGTACTCTCAACCTCCGGTCCAGCCCCACCACCAGGCCTGGCTCAACTATCCCTACCACTCCGCCTCCTCCCCTCACAGCCTCAGCTTCAACCTCAACCGAGCGGGCGAAGACGACGAGTCCTCAGAGCTCGAAGAGCAAGTCATCGAGAGCAGTGCCACTAACAATAATTATATGCAAGACCTGGAAGTGACCGAGCTCGAGAAGGAGCTGCTCTTCGAGAAGCCGCTGACCCCCAGCGATGTCGGGAAGCTCAATCGCCTCGTGATACCGAAACAGCAGGCCGAGAGGTACTTCCCGCTGGGCGGCGAGTCGGGGGATAAAGGGCTGCTCCTCAGCTTCGAGGACGAGTCCGGCAAATGCTGGAGATTCAG GTACTCGTATTGGAGCAGTAGCCAGAGCTACGTGTTGACAAAGGGGTGGAGTAGGTACGTGAAGGAGAAGAGGCTGGACGCCGGCGACGTAATTCTATTCGAGCGCCACCGGATAGATATGGACAGGCTGTTCATAGGGTGGAGGCGCCGTGGGGCGGAGAGCGGCCAGGCGGCGCAGCCCAAGGGGTGGACGGGgaccgccgccgccgccacaTCCACCACCAGAGCCAGAGGAACTTTCTACAATTCTTATCCTACGCACTCCGGGGGGCATGGGCCTCCTGTGTCGACAGACTGCACTCCCCCAGCCCCAG GATCTACTTCGCAGAATCAAACTATCATAGCACCCGGGAACTCGAAGACATTGAGGTTATTCGGTGTAAACATGGAGTGCCAGCTCGATGAATCGGAACCATCCACGCCTGATGGCTCATCTCTCTCGAGCCTTGGGCTGGGGCACCAGCCCATGTACTCCCAGTCCTCTCACTACTATTCTCCAAACCATCATCAAATG
- the LOC116197464 gene encoding B3 domain-containing protein At2g36080-like isoform X2 produces MSINHFSQDFQETLWWRSQYSQPPVQPHHQAWLNYPYHSASSPHSLSFNLNRAGEDDESSELEEQVIESSATNNNYMQDLEVTELEKELLFEKPLTPSDVGKLNRLVIPKQQAERYFPLGGESGDKGLLLSFEDESGKCWRFRYSYWSSSQSYVLTKGWSRYVKEKRLDAGDVILFERHRIDMDRLFIGWRRRGAESGQAAQPKGWTGTAAAATSTTRARGTFYNSYPTHSGGHGPPVSTDCTPPAPGSTSQNQTIIAPGNSKTLRLFGVNMECQLDESEPSTPDGSSLSSLGLGHQPMYSQSSHYYSPNHHQMTS; encoded by the exons atgtcCATAAACCACTTCTCCCAAGACTTTCAAGAAACCCTCTGGTGGCGGTCTCAGTACTCTCAACCTCCGGTCCAGCCCCACCACCAGGCCTGGCTCAACTATCCCTACCACTCCGCCTCCTCCCCTCACAGCCTCAGCTTCAACCTCAACCGAGCGGGCGAAGACGACGAGTCCTCAGAGCTCGAAGAGCAAGTCATCGAGAGCAGTGCCACTAACAATAATTATATGCAAGACCTGGAAGTGACCGAGCTCGAGAAGGAGCTGCTCTTCGAGAAGCCGCTGACCCCCAGCGATGTCGGGAAGCTCAATCGCCTCGTGATACCGAAACAGCAGGCCGAGAGGTACTTCCCGCTGGGCGGCGAGTCGGGGGATAAAGGGCTGCTCCTCAGCTTCGAGGACGAGTCCGGCAAATGCTGGAGATTCAG GTACTCGTATTGGAGCAGTAGCCAGAGCTACGTGTTGACAAAGGGGTGGAGTAGGTACGTGAAGGAGAAGAGGCTGGACGCCGGCGACGTAATTCTATTCGAGCGCCACCGGATAGATATGGACAGGCTGTTCATAGGGTGGAGGCGCCGTGGGGCGGAGAGCGGCCAGGCGGCGCAGCCCAAGGGGTGGACGGGgaccgccgccgccgccacaTCCACCACCAGAGCCAGAGGAACTTTCTACAATTCTTATCCTACGCACTCCGGGGGGCATGGGCCTCCTGTGTCGACAGACTGCACTCCCCCAGCCCCAG GATCTACTTCGCAGAATCAAACTATCATAGCACCCGGGAACTCGAAGACATTGAGGTTATTCGGTGTAAACATGGAGTGCCAGCTCGATGAATCGGAACCATCCACGCCTGATGGCTCATCTCTCTCGAGCCTTGGGCTGGGGCACCAGCCCATGTACTCCCAGTCCTCTCACTACTATTCTCCAAACCATCATCAAATG ACAAGTTGA